From the Lathyrus oleraceus cultivar Zhongwan6 chromosome 4, CAAS_Psat_ZW6_1.0, whole genome shotgun sequence genome, one window contains:
- the LOC127075585 gene encoding embryonic abundant protein USP92: MGFTHLSLLALFCLVFLGINGYKSEEEYLKSIWPDTPIPRPLLDLLQPDSKTSVPIRDHEKNQYWTVFFEHDLYPGKKLSLGIHKHSKTHMSVENTNQPFGINTWWDKKSSQAFETHIPTNKAIEEEIRKPIETFGILIWTGKPSQDSESRTEIDKIKEDIEKPDQHFATRKWIDKANAKKTERLIQTSTVPLWTEEEMRTFHDYCGNPSPIGEDKYCAPSLESMMNYVISKLGKNIKAMSSSFSQSQDEYVVEEVKKIGDKTVMCHRLNFKKVAFYCHQINATTTYMVPLVASDGTKSNALTICHHDTRGMDPDILYQILQIKSGTVPVCHFIGNKAIAWVPNEDVTASNDHSCVI; the protein is encoded by the exons ATGGGGTTTACACATCTATCTCTTTTGGCTCTATTTTGT tTGGTTTTCTTAGGAATCAATGGATATAAGTCAGAAGAAGAATATTTGAAATCTATTTGGCCAGACACTCCTATTCCTAGACCTCTTTTAGATCTTCTTCAGCCTG ATAGCAAAACCAGTGTGCCTATTAGAGACCACGAAAAAAATCAATATTGGACTGTCTTTTTTGAACATGACCTATATCCGGGAAAAAAGTTGAGTTTGGGCATCCATAAACATTCAAAGACACATATGTCTGTCGAAAATACAAATCAACCTTTTGGAATCAACACATGGTGGGATAAAAAATCAAGTCAAGCTTTTGAAACTCATATTCCGACTAACAAAGCAATTGAAGAGGAAATTAGAAAACCAATTGAAACTTTTGGAATTCTTATATGGACCGGTAAACCAAGTCAAGATAGTGAGAGTCGTACAGAAATTGATAAAATAAAAGAAGATATTGAAAAACCAGACCAACATTTTGCTACTCGCAAATGGATTGATAAAGCAAATGCTAAAAAAACTGAAAGATTAATTCAAACTTCTACGGTACCCCTGTGGACCGAAGAAGAGATGCGCACTTTTCATGACTATTGTGGCAACCCTTCACCAATAGGGGAAGATAAATATTGTGCACCATCCTTAGAATCAATGATGAATTATGTCATTTCAAAACTTGGAAAAAATATTAAAGCTATGTCAAGTTCCTTTTCTCAAAGTCAAGACGAATATGTGGTTGAGGAAGTAAAGAAAATAGGCGACAAAACAGTTATGTGCCATAGATTGAATTTTAAAAAGGTGGCATTCTATTGCCACCAAATCAATGCGACAACAACTTATATGGTCCCATTAGTGGCTTCAGATGGAACTAAATCTAATGCGTTAACTATTTGTCATCATGATACAAGAGGAATGGATCCAGATATCCTTTATCAAATTCTTCAGATAAAATCGGGAACTGTCCCCGTATGTCATTTTATTGGAAATAAGGCTATtgcatgggtaccaaacgaagATGTAACTGCATCTAATGACCATTCTTGTGTCATCTAG